DNA from Negativicutes bacterium:
CACAGGTCGCAGAAAAACCTCGGTTGCTAGAGTTCGTCTGGTTCCGGGAGAAGGTAATGTAATTATTAATAATCGTGAGCTTAAAGACTATTTTGGTCTAAAAACTCTTGAATTAATCATCAAACAACCTCTAAACTTAACTGAAACTATCGGTAAATACGATGTTTTAGCAAAAGTAGAAGGTGGCGGTCCTTCAGGACAAGCTGGTGCAATCCGTCATGGTATTGCTAGAGCACTTTTAAAAGTTGATATTGAGTATCGTCCGGCTCTTAAAAAAGCTGGGTTCTTAACACGTGATCCGCGTGAAAAAGAACGTCGCAAATACGGCTTGAAAAAAGCTCGTAAAGCTTCACAATTCTCGAAACGTTAAGAATTGTCTTTCCGAATGGAAATTAAAACCCCTGCAAACTCAGTATTTGCGGGGGTTTTCTTTTTTTGAATTTCCAATAATTCGGCTTAAAACTCAATGTTTTTTTCTATAACTAACAAACCACATAAAAATAACTAACAAAATTATATTAAGTTTATAGCATCAATCAGTTGTTTTGGTGGACAATAGTTTTATCTATGATCATCACTGCTATGGTGACAATAGAAAAATAATG
Protein-coding regions in this window:
- the rpsI gene encoding 30S ribosomal protein S9, whose translation is MALVNYYGTGRRKTSVARVRLVPGEGNVIINNRELKDYFGLKTLELIIKQPLNLTETIGKYDVLAKVEGGGPSGQAGAIRHGIARALLKVDIEYRPALKKAGFLTRDPREKERRKYGLKKARKASQFSKR